From the genome of Nicotiana sylvestris chromosome 1, ASM39365v2, whole genome shotgun sequence:
TCAATTTCTACAGCTCCCCTTGAGAACACTTGCACCACTCTGAAGGGTCCTGACCATCTGGACTTCAATTTACCCAAAAACAATATTAGTCTCGGGTTGTATAACAACACTAGATCTCCGAGTTTGATGTTCCGATCTAGAATATGCCTATCATGCATCATTTTCATCCTTTTCTTTGTATAATCTTTCATTCTCAAATACATGGAACCTGAATTCCTCGAGTTCATGTAGCCCAGTGACTCTACTGGTGCCTGCCGTCTCCATATCCAAATTCAAATTCCGCAATACCAAAGGGCTTTATGCTTGAGCTCTCTCGGAAGGTGACATACTTTTCCtaacaccaacttgtatggtgacataccaattggagttttaAATGATGTGTGGTACGCCCATAATGCATCATCCAGCTTCTTCGCCCAATCAGTCTTTGTCGTATTCACTGTCTTGGTTAAGACACTTTTGATTTCCCAGTTTGACACTTTAACTTGCCCACTTGACCGTGggtgataaggagtggtcaccttaTGACGAGCTCCATACTTTTCCAACAACCGTGCGAACGCTTTATTGCAAAAATGGGTTCCACCATCACTGACCATAGCTCTCGGGGTGCCAAAACGTGTGAAGATGTTTTTCTTTAGAAAGCCTGTCACCCCCTTTGCATCATTAGTTTGGAGAGccacagcttcaacccatttggagacATAGTCAACT
Proteins encoded in this window:
- the LOC138877252 gene encoding uncharacterized protein produces the protein MSMTTIQEVKVFDMWGIDFIGPFVSSYGNKYILVGVDYVSKWVEAVALQTNDAKGVTGFLKKNIFTRFGTPRAMVSDGGTHFCNKAFARLLEKYGARHKVTTPYHPRSSGQVKVSNWEIKSVLTKTVNTTKTDWAKKLDDALWAYHTSFKTPIGTSRVTGLHELEEFRFHVFENERLYKEKDENDA